A window of the Acanthochromis polyacanthus isolate Apoly-LR-REF ecotype Palm Island chromosome 10, KAUST_Apoly_ChrSc, whole genome shotgun sequence genome harbors these coding sequences:
- the hdac3 gene encoding histone deacetylase 3 produces the protein MNNRTSYFYDPDVGNFHYGAGHPMKPHRLSLTHSLVLHYGLYKKMMVFKPYKASQHDMCRFHSEDYIDFLQKVSPNNMQGFTKSLNTFNVGDDCPVFPGLFEFCSRYTGASLQGATQLNHKICDIAINWAGGLHHAKKFEASGFCYVNDIVISILELLKYHPRVLYIDIDIHHGDGVQEAFYLTDRVMTVSFHKYGNYFFPGTGDMYEVGAESGRYYCLNVPLRDGIDDQSYRQLFQPVIKQVVDFYQPTCIVLQCGADSLGCDRLGCFNLSIRGHGDCVEFVKSFKIPLLVLGGGGYTVRNVARCWTFETSLLVDESISDELPYSEYFEYFAPDFTLHPDVSTRIENQNSRQYLEQIRQTVFENLKMLNHAPSVQIHDVPSDMLSYERNDEPDPDERGAEENYTRPEAANEFYDGDHDNDKESDVEI, from the exons GTGCTGGTCATCCGATGAAACCCCACCGACTGTCTCTCACTCACAGTCTGGTGTTGCACTATGGACTCTACAAGAAAATGATG gTGTTCAAGCCTTACAAAGCCTCTCAGCACGACATGTGTCGGTTCCACTCTGAAGACTACATAGACTTCCTGCAGAAGGTCAGCCCCAACAACATGCAGGGCTTCACGAAGAGCCTCAACACATTTAATGTGGGAGACGACTG TCCTGTATTTCCAGGTCTTTTTGAGTTCTGCTCAAGATACACAGGAGCATCTTTACAAGGAGCTACACAGCTAAACCAcaag ATCTGTGACATCGCCATCAACTGGGCCGGAGGTTTGCATCACGCCAAGAAATTTGAG GCTTCTGGGTTTTGCTACGTCAACGACATCGTCATCAGTATACTGGAGCTCCTCAA GTATCATCCTCGGGTTCTGTACATCGATATAGACATTCACCATGGTGACGGCGTCCAGGAAGCCTTTTACCTGACGGACCGAGTCATGACTGTGTCCTTCCACAAATATGGGAACTACTTTTTCCCAGGAACAG GCGACATGTATGAGGTCGGGGCAGAAAGTGGCCGGTATTACTGCCTCAACGTTCCCCTCAGAGACGGCATCGATGACCAGA GCTACAGGCAGCTGTTCCAGCCAGTCATCAAACAGGTGGTGGACTTCTACCAGCCCACCTGCatcgtcctgcag tgtggagCAGATTCTCTGGGCTGTGACCGGCTGGGCTGCTTCAACCTGAGCATACGAGGACACGG CGATTGTGTGGAGTTTGTGAAGAGTTTTAAGATTCCTCTGCTGGTcctgggaggaggaggatacACCGTGAGGAACGTGGCTCGCTGCTG GACTTTTGAGACGTCGCTGTTGGTGGATGAGTCCATCAGTGATGAGCTGCCTTACAGCG AGTATTTTGAGTACTTTGCTCCAGACTTCACGCTGCATCCTGATGTCAGCACCCGGATAGAAAACCAGAACTCCAGACAG TACTTGGAGCAGATCCGTCAGACGGTGTTTGAGAACTTGAAGATGCTGAACCACGCGCCCAGCGTCCAGATCCATGACGTCCCGTCCGACATGCTGAGCTACGAACGCAACGACGAGCCCGACCCTGATGAGAGAGGAGCCGAGGAAAACTACACCAG